Proteins co-encoded in one Balneolaceae bacterium genomic window:
- a CDS encoding amidohydrolase family protein, giving the protein MKCKFCFAFLLILFSYSTTSAQMHDAPNRSEGDGPYDRLIIRGVTMIDGTGSPAVGPVDIVISENRITDIQTVGYPGVPIDEDNRPEADNNTRELDASGMYVLPGFFDMHAHTGGQAQGTNPEYVYKLWLAHGITSIREPGSFNGLEWTLRHKQRSADNEITAPRIFAYAGFGMGSEKPITTPEQARNWVQKIDVQGADGIKFFGARPEIWETALDEANKRGLGSMTHHAQTRVVYANVLDTSEMGLKGMTHWYGLPEALFTDQVIQDYPLDYNYSNEQHRFEEAGKLWKQAAEPGSDHWNEVMNTLLDRNFEINPTFTIYEASRDLMRARRAEWHEKYTLPSLWEFYKPNREAHGSYWFNWGTEQEVAWKENYRLWMDFVNEYKNRGGTVTLGSDAGYIYKLYGFAYIREMELMREAGFHPLEIFQSASLKAAEVLGVDDQLGTIEIGKLADLVLVDENPQKNLKVLYGTGAVRVNAENEAVRVGGIKYTIKDGIIYDAQQLLDDVEEIVNESKEKINYEITQPGLDY; this is encoded by the coding sequence ATGAAATGTAAATTCTGTTTTGCTTTCCTGCTGATTCTGTTTAGCTACTCCACCACATCTGCTCAAATGCACGATGCACCGAATCGATCTGAAGGCGATGGACCTTATGATCGGCTTATCATAAGAGGTGTTACCATGATTGACGGCACAGGCTCTCCCGCTGTTGGTCCTGTTGATATTGTGATCTCTGAAAACAGAATTACAGATATTCAAACTGTTGGATATCCCGGCGTGCCAATTGATGAAGATAACCGCCCTGAAGCAGATAACAACACCCGGGAACTCGATGCATCTGGCATGTACGTACTGCCCGGCTTTTTTGATATGCATGCACACACAGGCGGACAAGCGCAGGGAACCAACCCGGAATATGTTTATAAACTGTGGTTGGCACATGGAATTACCTCTATTCGCGAACCCGGTTCCTTTAATGGTTTAGAATGGACACTTCGCCATAAACAGAGAAGTGCAGATAATGAAATAACGGCTCCCCGAATTTTTGCATACGCCGGCTTCGGGATGGGATCTGAAAAACCGATTACCACTCCCGAACAGGCACGAAACTGGGTTCAAAAGATTGATGTACAAGGAGCTGACGGTATCAAATTTTTTGGTGCCCGTCCGGAAATCTGGGAAACAGCACTGGATGAAGCTAACAAACGAGGACTTGGGTCGATGACTCATCACGCCCAAACCCGTGTGGTCTATGCAAATGTTTTAGATACATCCGAAATGGGCCTGAAAGGGATGACGCACTGGTACGGCCTGCCGGAAGCTCTTTTCACGGATCAGGTTATCCAGGATTACCCGCTGGATTATAATTACAGCAACGAACAACACCGTTTTGAGGAAGCAGGCAAACTCTGGAAACAAGCCGCAGAGCCGGGCAGTGACCATTGGAATGAAGTAATGAATACACTGTTGGATCGCAACTTTGAGATCAATCCAACCTTTACTATCTACGAAGCCAGCCGCGATCTGATGAGAGCACGCCGTGCGGAGTGGCATGAAAAATACACTCTTCCTTCGCTTTGGGAATTTTACAAACCGAACCGAGAAGCCCATGGCTCCTATTGGTTTAACTGGGGTACCGAGCAGGAAGTAGCATGGAAAGAAAACTACCGGTTGTGGATGGATTTTGTGAATGAATACAAAAATCGTGGCGGTACGGTAACTCTCGGCTCTGATGCGGGTTATATTTATAAACTGTACGGATTTGCATACATCCGTGAGATGGAATTGATGCGGGAAGCCGGATTTCACCCACTTGAAATTTTTCAATCAGCTTCTCTGAAGGCGGCCGAGGTCCTGGGAGTTGATGATCAACTCGGAACCATTGAAATTGGCAAACTGGCTGACTTAGTACTTGTTGATGAAAATCCACAGAAAAACCTGAAAGTACTCTATGGAACCGGTGCTGTACGGGTGAATGCTGAGAATGAAGCTGTTCGGGTTGGAGGAATTAAATACACCATAAAAGACGGTATTATTTACGATGCCCAGCAGCTTCTCGATGATGTTGAAGAGATAGTAAATGAATCAAAAGAGAAAATAAATTACGAAATTACCCAACCCGGACTGGATTACTGA
- a CDS encoding MBL fold metallo-hydrolase, with protein sequence MKNLVFLSFLLLATLLGTCAHAQTNDTYSTQQGDLTVHPVNHGSIAFTFDGKTIFVDPFGGAELYSEFGAPDIIFITHTHGDHLDPETLNALNTDNTIFVVPMAVVEQLDVPHQKIVVIQNGNSTQVMRIPVSAIPMYNLPEDDPDSRHPKGRGNGYVIDFGGQKVYISGDTEDIPEMRALEGIDIAFVCMNLPYTMDINQAADAVIEFQPAVVYPYHHRGQDIREFKNLVDAAGVDVEVKLRDWYPE encoded by the coding sequence ATGAAGAACCTCGTATTTCTATCTTTCCTTTTGTTGGCAACATTACTCGGCACCTGTGCACACGCCCAAACCAACGACACCTATTCCACTCAACAAGGCGATTTGACGGTCCACCCGGTCAACCACGGTTCAATTGCATTTACATTTGATGGCAAAACCATTTTTGTTGATCCGTTTGGTGGTGCCGAACTCTATTCTGAGTTTGGAGCACCTGACATTATTTTTATCACCCATACCCACGGCGATCACCTGGACCCGGAGACGCTCAATGCTCTGAATACCGATAATACAATATTTGTAGTACCCATGGCCGTAGTTGAGCAACTGGACGTACCACATCAAAAAATCGTGGTTATCCAAAACGGCAATTCTACACAGGTGATGAGGATTCCGGTTTCAGCAATTCCAATGTACAACCTGCCGGAAGACGATCCTGATTCAAGACATCCAAAGGGAAGAGGTAATGGATATGTGATCGATTTTGGTGGACAAAAGGTATACATCTCCGGCGATACAGAGGATATTCCCGAGATGAGAGCGCTGGAGGGAATCGATATTGCGTTCGTATGCATGAACCTGCCGTACACGATGGATATAAACCAGGCTGCTGATGCCGTGATTGAATTTCAACCCGCCGTTGTTTATCCATACCACCATCGCGGACAGGATATCCGGGAATTCAAAAATTTAGTCGATGCCGCCGGTGTGGATGTAGAAGTGAAATTGCGGGATTGGTATCCGGAGTGA
- a CDS encoding SEC-C metal-binding domain-containing protein, with amino-acid sequence MAKKPNRNDPCHCGSGKKYKNCHMKQDNSAITSKAGMIGLGIAILLGLLFVFMQLRGESGSQNCPDGTVWSEAHGHCH; translated from the coding sequence ATGGCCAAAAAACCAAATAGAAACGATCCGTGCCACTGCGGGAGCGGCAAGAAATACAAAAACTGCCACATGAAACAGGACAATTCGGCTATCACCTCAAAAGCGGGGATGATTGGATTGGGAATTGCAATTTTGCTGGGGCTCCTGTTTGTGTTTATGCAGCTGCGGGGTGAAAGTGGATCTCAAAACTGTCCCGATGGAACGGTATGGTCAGAGGCACACGGGCATTGTCATTAA
- a CDS encoding glutaminyl-peptide cyclotransferase gives MNHPFRYTRKSTLQILTILLISGLSAILLMDGSAQAQGSAVQEYDWRVIRVFPHDTSAFTQGLIFSGGYLYESTGRKGRSGIRKIHLETGEVVQQQPLGDEYFGEGLTRWNDRLIQLTLSSGVGFVYDIHSFERLQTFKIKGEGWGLTNSDQVLIMSDGSSVLRFLSPKTFREIRQITVKENGKPISELNELEMINGKIFANKLFSDEVLMIDPFTGEVNGRIDLERLVTGVKAKHSVSVLNGIAYDSENDRIFITGKLWPNVYEIEIWRRDRD, from the coding sequence ATGAATCATCCATTTCGATATACCAGGAAATCAACTCTCCAGATCCTTACCATTTTGCTGATTTCTGGTTTGAGTGCAATTCTTCTGATGGATGGCTCAGCCCAAGCTCAAGGGTCTGCTGTTCAGGAGTATGATTGGCGCGTGATTCGAGTTTTCCCCCATGATACAAGCGCATTTACACAAGGCTTGATTTTCAGCGGTGGATATTTGTATGAAAGCACCGGCAGGAAAGGGAGATCTGGTATCAGGAAAATACACCTGGAAACAGGAGAAGTTGTACAGCAACAGCCACTTGGGGATGAATACTTTGGTGAAGGGCTCACCAGGTGGAATGATCGGTTGATACAGCTCACCCTCTCGTCAGGTGTTGGGTTTGTGTATGATATCCATTCTTTTGAGAGGCTTCAGACATTCAAGATCAAAGGAGAAGGCTGGGGGCTTACAAATAGCGATCAGGTGTTGATTATGAGTGACGGATCATCTGTCCTGCGTTTTTTAAGCCCAAAAACATTTCGGGAGATCCGGCAAATAACCGTCAAAGAAAATGGAAAGCCGATTTCTGAACTAAACGAGTTGGAGATGATCAACGGAAAGATTTTTGCCAACAAACTATTCAGCGATGAAGTTCTAATGATCGATCCATTCACCGGCGAAGTGAATGGCAGAATTGACCTGGAGAGATTAGTAACCGGTGTTAAAGCCAAACATTCTGTGAGTGTTTTAAATGGAATTGCGTATGATTCTGAGAACGACCGGATTTTTATTACTGGAAAGTTGTGGCCGAATGTTTATGAAATTGAAATTTGGCGACGGGATAGAGATTGA
- a CDS encoding HigA family addiction module antitoxin yields the protein MIPKNRVTTHPGTILLKEYLEPMKLTQKELADHLGIPIQRVNEIVRGKRGISPDTAWLFSEAFDTSPEFWLNLQAMYDLSSNRPDKHVKPLKTVDA from the coding sequence ATGATACCTAAAAACAGAGTAACCACGCATCCCGGAACAATACTACTCAAGGAATATCTTGAGCCAATGAAACTTACACAGAAAGAACTGGCTGATCATTTGGGAATACCGATTCAACGAGTCAATGAAATTGTTAGAGGAAAGAGAGGAATATCCCCTGATACAGCTTGGCTATTTTCTGAAGCATTTGACACTTCTCCTGAATTTTGGTTGAATCTTCAGGCTATGTATGATTTATCATCAAACCGGCCGGATAAGCATGTCAAACCACTCAAGACTGTTGACGCTTAA
- a CDS encoding FAD-dependent oxidoreductase, whose translation MISDLLERVQDETDERFYENNGVIRPALTEKLANNFERSPEKYNWPDDWIEWFPKEKFSEQFPVFENHFGGLYVKKAMTVDGSLFMRAFGKYLAKRDVGTEFESNYHLRQDQEDWIAEIDSGSRYKSNVVIDATGYNQAGSGEWDFLNLHPIKGQTATFIFEDPLPLDSSISSLGYMAFMKNQPNQITVGSTYEHDFDHLKTDPDGLKYLKGKFEKTLPGWVEKSVAVEQWSGVRVTVQDRKPVIGAHPDKKGLYIIGALGSKGLLMGRFMAEMLVENILEGKEIDDLVSIERFKRQQS comes from the coding sequence TTGATCTCTGATCTTCTGGAACGAGTTCAGGATGAGACTGATGAACGATTCTATGAAAATAATGGAGTCATTCGCCCGGCTCTTACAGAAAAACTGGCGAATAACTTTGAGCGCTCCCCTGAAAAATACAACTGGCCGGATGACTGGATTGAATGGTTCCCGAAAGAGAAATTTTCTGAGCAGTTTCCGGTCTTTGAAAACCATTTTGGTGGACTTTATGTAAAGAAAGCGATGACTGTTGATGGTTCACTTTTTATGAGGGCATTTGGAAAGTATTTGGCGAAACGAGACGTCGGCACGGAATTTGAATCGAATTACCACCTTCGTCAAGATCAGGAAGATTGGATTGCTGAAATAGATAGCGGCTCTCGGTATAAATCAAATGTTGTGATTGATGCCACGGGTTACAACCAGGCAGGGTCCGGCGAGTGGGATTTTTTAAATCTACACCCCATCAAAGGACAAACCGCAACATTCATATTTGAGGATCCCCTCCCCCTGGACTCTTCCATATCCAGTTTAGGATATATGGCATTTATGAAAAATCAGCCCAACCAGATTACGGTTGGCAGCACTTATGAACATGATTTTGATCACCTGAAAACCGACCCAGACGGACTGAAATACCTTAAAGGTAAATTCGAAAAAACATTGCCGGGTTGGGTAGAAAAGAGTGTTGCTGTTGAGCAATGGTCCGGCGTTCGTGTAACCGTTCAGGACAGAAAGCCGGTGATTGGTGCTCATCCCGACAAAAAAGGATTGTACATCATCGGTGCCCTTGGATCAAAAGGGTTACTGATGGGGCGGTTTATGGCTGAGATGTTAGTTGAAAATATTTTAGAAGGAAAAGAAATTGATGATCTGGTTTCAATAGAACGTTTTAAGCGTCAACAGTCTTGA
- a CDS encoding FAD-dependent oxidoreductase, translating to MTDTIQVDVIVLGGGIAGLSCADAIQQKEGTCVIIDPNQPGDGTSGSPGMLVNPATGRRARKAWKAQRVFWFDL from the coding sequence GTGACTGATACCATTCAAGTAGATGTAATTGTTCTCGGAGGTGGTATTGCCGGACTCTCATGTGCAGATGCAATACAGCAAAAGGAAGGTACATGTGTCATTATCGACCCAAACCAGCCCGGTGATGGCACGTCCGGTTCCCCGGGAATGTTGGTAAATCCTGCTACTGGCCGGCGTGCCCGTAAAGCCTGGAAAGCACAAAGAGTGTTTTGGTTTGATCTCTGA
- the pncA gene encoding bifunctional nicotinamidase/pyrazinamidase: protein MKALLIVDLQNDFCPGGSLAVPDGDTIVPTVNKLVNVFDVVIQTQDWHPAGHSSFASTHEGKEPYDTVEMDYGTQVLWPDHCVQGSMGSEFHPELNTLKTQVVIRKGFRKAIDSYSTFFENDQETTTGLTGYLKQRGITDLYTVGLATDFCVKWSILDGIDEGFNMHIVKDAVKGIDLDGSLDAAWDEMKEKGVNIVTSENLL, encoded by the coding sequence ATGAAAGCATTATTGATTGTTGATCTTCAAAATGATTTTTGTCCCGGCGGATCTCTTGCCGTTCCCGATGGCGACACCATTGTACCGACCGTTAATAAGTTGGTAAATGTATTTGATGTCGTCATTCAAACGCAAGACTGGCATCCCGCGGGTCATTCATCATTCGCCTCCACACACGAAGGAAAGGAACCTTACGACACAGTTGAGATGGATTACGGCACCCAGGTTTTATGGCCCGATCACTGCGTACAGGGATCGATGGGATCTGAATTTCACCCCGAACTGAATACTTTAAAAACACAGGTTGTGATTCGAAAAGGATTCCGTAAAGCGATCGATTCTTACTCCACTTTTTTTGAGAACGATCAGGAAACTACAACAGGCCTCACTGGCTATTTAAAGCAGCGAGGAATTACAGATCTCTATACTGTGGGACTCGCTACCGATTTTTGTGTAAAATGGTCTATCCTCGACGGAATTGACGAGGGGTTCAATATGCATATTGTGAAAGATGCCGTTAAAGGAATTGACCTGGATGGCTCTCTGGATGCCGCTTGGGATGAAATGAAAGAGAAAGGAGTAAATATTGTAACGTCTGAAAACCTCCTGTAG
- a CDS encoding nicotinate phosphoribosyltransferase produces the protein MYIDRPASYTDYYELTMAQGYFLSGIHNRRASFDYFFRKNPFNGGYVIFAGLKELIDTINNMSFSPEEIEYLKSEGFDKEFINFLSEFKFTGNIWSVKEGEIIFPNEPVVTVEGNLLETQLIETLLLNVLNFQSLIATKASRIRFAAGTDSTILDFGLRRAQGLAGIHATRAAMIGGFDGTSNVYSAQQFSIQAGGTMAHSWVQSFDDELTAFRTYAEHYPDSTILLVDTYDTLGSGVPNAIKVGQELREKGYELKGVRLDSGDLAYFSKQARTMLDDAGFQDVKIAASNQLDERVIASLKTQKAPIDIFGVGTRLVTGDNSPALDGVYKLSSIGGNPTLKISENIEKITLPGHKKIYRYLNNDGSFYGDAVLLENETILERMHHPTFPAQKSNLNSREYEQLLIHVIKDGELKTELPSIKEIAKYKKSRFSKLNPEFKRFDNPHIYKVGISTRLMETRDNLLNLLKS, from the coding sequence ATGTATATAGATCGCCCTGCATCTTACACGGATTATTATGAACTAACCATGGCACAAGGTTACTTTTTATCCGGTATTCACAATCGACGTGCCAGTTTCGATTACTTTTTCAGAAAAAATCCATTCAATGGTGGATATGTAATTTTTGCGGGACTCAAAGAGTTGATTGACACAATCAATAACATGAGTTTTAGCCCGGAAGAGATTGAATACCTTAAAAGCGAGGGGTTCGATAAAGAGTTTATTAATTTTCTTAGTGAATTTAAGTTTACAGGTAATATTTGGTCCGTCAAAGAGGGAGAAATTATCTTCCCGAACGAACCTGTTGTAACTGTGGAAGGAAACCTTCTTGAAACACAGCTTATTGAAACTCTTCTGTTAAATGTGCTCAATTTTCAATCTCTGATAGCCACCAAAGCTTCCCGAATCAGATTTGCAGCCGGTACAGATTCTACTATACTCGATTTCGGATTACGTCGTGCACAGGGCCTTGCCGGTATACACGCTACCCGGGCAGCTATGATTGGCGGATTCGACGGCACCTCCAATGTTTACTCAGCACAACAATTTTCTATTCAGGCCGGTGGAACAATGGCGCACTCCTGGGTTCAATCGTTTGATGATGAACTCACCGCATTTCGAACCTACGCCGAACACTATCCAGACAGTACAATTCTTCTTGTTGATACATATGATACGCTCGGAAGTGGTGTACCCAATGCGATAAAAGTTGGTCAGGAATTGAGAGAAAAAGGATATGAGTTAAAAGGAGTTCGCCTGGACAGCGGTGATCTTGCTTATTTCTCAAAACAGGCGCGAACCATGTTGGATGACGCCGGATTTCAGGATGTTAAAATTGCCGCTTCCAATCAACTTGATGAGCGTGTTATTGCCAGTTTAAAAACCCAGAAAGCTCCCATTGATATATTTGGGGTAGGAACAAGACTTGTAACGGGAGATAACTCTCCGGCACTCGATGGAGTTTATAAACTGAGCTCTATTGGCGGGAATCCCACGTTGAAGATCTCTGAAAACATCGAAAAAATTACGCTTCCGGGACACAAAAAGATCTACCGTTACCTAAATAACGATGGAAGTTTTTACGGAGATGCTGTTTTGCTGGAAAATGAAACGATCCTGGAACGGATGCATCATCCTACCTTCCCTGCTCAAAAAAGTAATTTAAACAGCAGAGAGTACGAACAACTGCTGATTCATGTTATTAAAGACGGTGAGCTAAAAACTGAACTGCCTTCAATAAAAGAGATTGCCAAATACAAAAAATCGCGATTTAGTAAACTCAATCCGGAGTTTAAACGTTTTGATAATCCCCACATCTACAAAGTGGGCATCAGCACAAGACTGATGGAAACACGCGATAATCTTTTGAATCTTTTAAAATCGTAA
- a CDS encoding Ig-like domain-containing protein, which produces MKKIVLTVLLVFLIVMIKNCATPRGPTGGEPDQEGPIIIETEPANGTTNFDGNEVTFIFDQFIERNSFRDNVSVEPDLGIEFEIDFGRKSATVEFLSPLPENTTIIIKVGTDVTDTDRNEMDAPFDLALSTGDVLDDATVTGRLLGSQTGKGENGNRVFLYPEPFDLTQRSRYVAETDTSGRFRFGYLSEGIYKAFWVNDLNSNRIWEQGRENAQPFHADTFELAREDSIDIGTLYIDSPDTVAPKMDGIGLLSQERLRLRVSEEVIWEDNGEFILTDTLDNEFTRAVPLYKSEQDPTVVFAQPFQVLADSLQFLMQANGITDNAGNPLSIDVAPFMGSAQEDTTALQTISHNSGSGLFPDEALEITYSKFIDDDSVVDSLVVVEGDAVNESWDSLEVDNHILRILPPNGIWEPGISYEFRVWNPWMQEREQIDPDIWQKNQLGGVELNLENGDSTVTSHITLTDTEESIRVDTTFTNSVFLDNLPPLEYKAVVYEDKNGDGMWNVGTVDPFSAPEPYTVRTQIPVQEGFTAEVSVSYPNKETTSKEAENIESEDENNAESNQSTENNNQ; this is translated from the coding sequence TTGAAGAAGATTGTATTAACCGTATTGTTGGTTTTTTTAATAGTAATGATAAAAAACTGTGCCACGCCGAGGGGGCCAACGGGTGGAGAACCAGATCAAGAGGGACCAATAATTATTGAAACGGAACCGGCCAATGGCACAACTAATTTCGATGGTAATGAGGTAACCTTTATCTTCGATCAATTTATTGAACGGAACTCTTTTCGTGATAATGTAAGCGTTGAACCGGACCTGGGTATTGAGTTTGAAATCGATTTTGGACGAAAATCAGCTACGGTTGAGTTTTTGTCGCCACTGCCTGAAAACACTACCATTATTATAAAAGTGGGAACGGATGTAACGGATACTGACCGAAACGAAATGGATGCACCGTTTGACCTTGCACTGAGCACCGGAGATGTCCTGGATGATGCCACGGTTACGGGCCGGCTTCTTGGTTCTCAAACAGGAAAAGGCGAGAATGGAAATCGTGTATTTTTATACCCTGAACCGTTTGATCTAACCCAGAGATCGAGATATGTAGCTGAAACCGATACTTCCGGTCGTTTCCGTTTTGGATATCTCAGTGAGGGTATCTATAAGGCTTTTTGGGTGAATGATTTAAACAGTAACCGGATATGGGAGCAGGGGCGTGAAAATGCTCAGCCATTTCATGCCGATACATTTGAGCTGGCTCGTGAGGATTCAATTGATATTGGAACGCTCTATATCGACTCGCCCGATACAGTGGCCCCAAAAATGGATGGAATTGGTTTGCTGTCTCAGGAGAGGTTGCGGCTTCGGGTTTCAGAAGAGGTGATATGGGAAGATAACGGGGAATTTATACTTACAGATACGCTGGATAATGAATTTACGCGAGCCGTTCCTCTCTATAAATCGGAACAGGATCCCACTGTGGTATTTGCCCAGCCCTTTCAGGTACTGGCGGACAGCTTGCAGTTTTTGATGCAAGCAAACGGGATAACGGACAATGCCGGGAATCCCCTGAGTATAGATGTGGCTCCATTTATGGGATCGGCCCAGGAAGATACGACTGCTCTCCAAACAATATCACATAATTCAGGCAGTGGACTCTTCCCGGATGAAGCTCTTGAAATTACCTACTCAAAATTTATTGATGATGATTCCGTAGTAGATTCGCTGGTAGTTGTGGAAGGGGATGCCGTAAACGAGAGTTGGGATTCGCTTGAAGTGGACAATCACATATTACGAATTTTACCCCCAAACGGAATTTGGGAACCTGGTATTAGCTACGAATTCAGGGTTTGGAATCCATGGATGCAGGAACGAGAGCAGATTGATCCGGATATTTGGCAGAAAAATCAATTGGGCGGAGTTGAACTAAACCTGGAGAATGGAGATTCAACAGTAACATCACACATCACTTTGACTGACACAGAAGAGAGTATCCGCGTAGATACTACATTTACAAACTCTGTTTTCCTGGATAATCTTCCTCCACTTGAGTATAAAGCCGTTGTTTACGAAGATAAAAATGGAGACGGCATGTGGAATGTTGGAACAGTTGATCCTTTCTCTGCTCCTGAACCCTACACTGTACGAACACAAATTCCTGTTCAGGAAGGTTTTACTGCGGAGGTCTCTGTTTCTTATCCTAATAAGGAAACCACGAGCAAAGAAGCTGAAAATATCGAATCTGAAGATGAGAACAACGCTGAATCGAACCAAAGTACTGAAAACAACAATCAATAA
- a CDS encoding mechanosensitive ion channel family protein produces the protein MTDQIIDFISTHELTFKVIFILAGTIILANIVRRIYKKLVERSVDNDDHLTTYRFLGNSIATVIYVIGFSFAIWNIPFLKPVAQSVVAGAGILAIAVGFASQQSLGNIISGFFIVISKPYKINDRITFSDGLVGVVEDIGLRHTVIRNFENQRIIIPNSIISNERLINAHFEEPKVCRFVEIGISYNSDIDLARKIMADEIEKHPLSIDNRTPEEKKEHEPIVRIRVVLLGESSVNLRAWAWAENPQDGYFLYTDVIESIKKRFDKEGINIPFPQRTLSYLDQKKEEVPSKN, from the coding sequence ATGACAGACCAGATAATTGATTTTATATCAACTCATGAATTGACATTTAAAGTCATATTTATACTTGCAGGAACAATAATCTTGGCAAATATCGTCAGAAGAATCTACAAAAAACTTGTAGAACGAAGTGTTGATAACGACGATCATTTAACGACCTACCGTTTTTTAGGAAATTCCATTGCAACGGTAATCTATGTGATTGGTTTCAGTTTTGCGATCTGGAATATTCCCTTTCTGAAACCGGTGGCTCAATCTGTTGTAGCAGGTGCCGGAATCCTGGCAATAGCCGTTGGTTTTGCATCTCAGCAATCACTCGGAAATATTATTAGTGGTTTCTTTATTGTGATTTCAAAACCCTATAAAATTAACGACAGAATTACCTTTAGTGACGGTTTGGTAGGTGTGGTAGAGGATATTGGGCTACGTCATACAGTAATCAGAAATTTCGAAAATCAACGCATCATTATACCCAACTCTATTATTAGTAATGAGCGGTTGATCAATGCACATTTTGAGGAGCCAAAAGTGTGTCGTTTTGTTGAGATTGGAATCAGTTATAATTCAGATATCGATCTTGCAAGAAAAATTATGGCTGATGAGATTGAAAAACATCCGCTTTCAATAGATAACCGAACACCGGAAGAGAAAAAGGAGCATGAGCCCATTGTAAGAATACGTGTGGTTCTGCTTGGAGAGTCATCCGTAAATTTAAGAGCATGGGCCTGGGCAGAAAATCCACAGGATGGATATTTTCTGTATACAGATGTAATTGAAAGCATAAAAAAACGTTTTGACAAGGAAGGCATTAATATTCCATTTCCACAGCGAACGCTCAGTTATTTGGATCAAAAGAAAGAAGAGGTCCCTTCAAAGAATTAA